The Candidatus Zixiibacteriota bacterium genome includes a window with the following:
- a CDS encoding PilZ domain-containing protein: protein MGKSPTQDANDNKVATAQEHTTEKRQFVRIEITSPASLSRIKDIFGNYWPQGDEYRIQGNILNISAGGVLLDLEQPVNEGDIVAMRFLLRDTGTLNGILGLVKRCDTDESGNLAGVQFVTRENLNDILSASEMDLLDEQFDHFDKTVREVVNRFVAREQV, encoded by the coding sequence ATGGGAAAATCACCCACGCAGGATGCCAACGATAACAAGGTCGCGACTGCTCAGGAGCATACGACCGAAAAACGTCAGTTCGTAAGAATCGAGATAACCTCTCCCGCTTCACTGAGTCGCATTAAGGACATTTTCGGAAACTACTGGCCGCAGGGAGATGAGTATCGCATTCAGGGAAATATCCTGAACATTTCCGCCGGCGGCGTACTGCTCGATCTGGAGCAGCCGGTCAATGAAGGCGACATCGTCGCCATGCGTTTCCTGCTTCGTGACACCGGCACCCTCAACGGTATTCTCGGTCTGGTCAAACGTTGTGATACGGATGAGAGCGGCAATCTTGCCGGTGTTCAGTTCGTTACACGCGAGAATTTGAATGACATTCTGTCGGCTTCCGAGATGGATCTTCTGGACGAGCAGTTTGACCATTTCGACAAGACCGTTCGTGAGGTCGTCAACCGGTTCGTAGCTCGGGAACAGGTGTGA